One genomic window of Diospyros lotus cultivar Yz01 chromosome 8, ASM1463336v1, whole genome shotgun sequence includes the following:
- the LOC127808437 gene encoding protein C2-DOMAIN ABA-RELATED 11: protein MADSLGLVKVTVVQGKNLVIRDFKSSDPYVIVKLGNQTAKTRVINSCLNPVWNEELCFSLTEPVEILNLQVFDKDRFKADDKMGHAHLNLQPLISAGRLRQVLGVSSGVTTLRKAIPSSDNCLAVDSTIGCTNGEVVQDVWLRLSDVESGEIELKIKLINPPPVAPSK, encoded by the exons ATGGCAGATTCATTGGGTCTGGTAAAAGTGACTGTTGTGCAAGGGAAAAATTTGGTGATTCGAGACTTCAAGAGCAGTGATCCTTATGTCATTGTTAAGCTGGGCAATCAG ACAGCAAAGACCAGAGTTATAAACAGCTGCCTTAATCCTGTTTGGAATGAAGAACTATGTTTCTCCCTAACAGAACCTGTTGAAATTCTGAACTTG CAAGTGTTTGATAAAGACCGTTTCAAGGCAGATGACAAGATGGGGCATGCTCACCTCAATCTTCAACCATTAATCTCAGCGGGTAGATTGAGGCAGGTACTTGGAGTTTCTTCTGGCGTAACAACATTAAGGAAGGCCATCCCCAGTAGCGACAATTGTCTTGCTGTGGACAGCACAATTGGTTGTACAAACGGTGAGGTTGTGCAGGATGTTTGGTTGAGGCTTTCTGATGTGGAGTCTGGGGAGATAGAGCTAAAGATCAAATTAATCAATCCTCCTCCTGTTGCTCCCTCAAAGTAG